From the Paraburkholderia sp. PREW-6R genome, one window contains:
- a CDS encoding SIS domain-containing protein encodes MLKEALASAETVAAQLSDTSRVEALAARLAQQPRHVALTVARGSSDHAASYFASLTMSRLGVPVASLPMSVATLQQAPLQVRDQLALAFSQSGKSPDLVGTMEALRRAGALTVAAVNAPGSPLADACEFHLPLVAGPELSVAATKSYIAMLSIAAQLVAHWQKDAELLAALTTLPEALQAAGKLDWSTAVEELRGVERMIVIGRGLGLAIAQEAALKLKETSGIQAEAFSSAEVRHGPMELIDRDYPLLVFAPRGPEQAGLLQLARDMQARGARVLLAAPADVPEATLPLATTAHAALDPIAAILSFYVMAAGLAAARGRNPDAPRHLNKVTETH; translated from the coding sequence ATGCTTAAAGAGGCGCTGGCGTCCGCTGAAACGGTCGCCGCGCAACTCTCGGACACCTCGCGCGTCGAGGCGCTCGCAGCCAGGCTCGCGCAGCAGCCGCGCCACGTGGCGCTGACAGTCGCACGCGGCAGCTCGGACCATGCGGCAAGCTATTTCGCCAGCCTGACGATGAGCCGCCTGGGTGTTCCCGTCGCGTCGCTGCCGATGTCCGTCGCCACGCTCCAGCAGGCGCCGTTGCAGGTGCGCGATCAGCTCGCGCTCGCGTTTTCGCAGTCGGGCAAGAGCCCGGATCTGGTCGGCACGATGGAGGCGTTGCGCAGAGCCGGCGCGCTGACCGTCGCCGCCGTCAATGCGCCGGGCTCGCCGCTCGCCGACGCCTGCGAATTCCATCTGCCGCTCGTTGCCGGACCTGAGCTGAGCGTCGCGGCGACAAAAAGCTATATCGCGATGCTGTCGATCGCCGCGCAACTGGTCGCGCATTGGCAGAAAGACGCCGAACTGCTCGCCGCGCTGACTACGCTGCCTGAGGCGCTGCAAGCCGCGGGCAAGCTGGACTGGTCGACGGCTGTCGAAGAACTGCGCGGCGTGGAACGCATGATCGTGATTGGCCGCGGTTTGGGCCTCGCGATCGCGCAGGAAGCCGCTCTCAAGCTGAAAGAAACGTCCGGCATCCAGGCCGAAGCGTTTTCGAGCGCGGAAGTGCGGCACGGTCCGATGGAACTGATCGACCGCGATTACCCGTTGCTGGTGTTCGCACCGCGCGGCCCGGAGCAGGCCGGCCTGCTGCAACTCGCCCGCGACATGCAGGCGCGTGGCGCGCGCGTGCTGCTCGCCGCGCCCGCCGACGTGCCCGAAGCGACGCTGCCGCTCGCCACTACCGCCCACGCGGCGCTCGATCCGATCGCCGCAATCCTGTCCTTTTACGTGATGGCCGCCGGCCTTGCCGCCGCGCGCGGGCGCAATCCTGACGCGCCGCGCCATCTCAACAAAGTCACCGAAACTCACTGA
- the ptsP gene encoding phosphoenolpyruvate--protein phosphotransferase, protein MRRVEESRLKSHSEGHIVLLAPMTGPVVPLANVPDPVFSGGMFGDGIGVDPLEGRLVAPCDGIVTHLARTGHAVTIATGEGAEILLHIGIDTVGLNGKGFAPMVEQGARVRAGDILIEFDQDQIALNAPSLVSVIAIANSDAFEIIERVQGGVLKAGETPMLILRARDGAAAKASREASATNVTEEARANVTLIHAGGLHARPAARAREAARSFDARVEVRYEGRKAAIESVVGLLGLGAGQGATVELLGVGPQARAAVDAIAHELTREAHGEVEEKPARTPSPAPQAAARPSGETLAPNTLAGVCAAPGVALGKLVRWDDADIDPPEQATGTSAAESRLLDRAIATVDADLGTTVRDASQRGAVGEAGIFAVHRVLLEDPTLLDAARDLISLGKSAGFAWREAIRAQIAILARIEDALLAERAADLRDIEKRVLRALGYTNAAARTLPDEAVLAADEFTPSDLSSLDRSRVTALVMARGGATSHAAILARQAGIPALVAVGDALHAIPPGSQVVVNATAGRLEFAPTELDVERARAERSRLADVREANRRTSQQAALTSDGRAIEVAANIATLDDAKAAVANGADAVGLLRTELLFIHRAAAPTTDEHRQSYQGIVDALSGRTAIIRTLDVGADKEVDYLTLPPEPNPALGLRGIRLAQVRPDLLDDQLRGLLAVQPLGAVRILLPMVTDVGELIRIRARIDQFAREMGRTEPIEVGVMIEVPSAALLADQLSKHADFLSIGTNDLTQYTLAMDRCQADLAAQADGLHPAVLRLISATVQGADRHGKWVGVCGALAGDPLAVPLLVGLGVTELSVDPVSVPGIKARVRNLDYQLCRQRAQDALALESAQAVRAASRETWPLD, encoded by the coding sequence ATGCGACGTGTCGAGGAGTCCCGCTTGAAGAGCCATTCTGAAGGCCACATTGTTTTGCTCGCGCCGATGACCGGTCCGGTCGTGCCGCTCGCCAACGTGCCCGACCCTGTGTTTTCGGGTGGCATGTTCGGCGACGGCATAGGCGTCGATCCGCTCGAAGGCCGCCTCGTCGCGCCGTGCGACGGAATCGTCACGCATCTCGCGCGCACCGGCCACGCGGTCACGATTGCGACCGGGGAAGGCGCAGAAATTCTGCTGCATATCGGTATCGACACAGTCGGACTGAACGGCAAGGGTTTCGCGCCGATGGTCGAGCAGGGCGCCCGGGTGCGTGCCGGCGACATCCTGATCGAGTTCGACCAGGACCAGATCGCGCTGAATGCGCCAAGCCTCGTGTCGGTGATCGCAATCGCGAATTCGGACGCTTTCGAGATCATTGAGCGCGTGCAGGGCGGCGTGCTGAAGGCGGGTGAAACGCCCATGCTGATCCTCCGCGCGCGTGACGGCGCGGCAGCCAAGGCGTCGCGCGAGGCGAGCGCGACCAACGTGACGGAGGAGGCCCGTGCCAACGTGACGCTGATTCACGCCGGCGGCTTGCATGCGCGTCCGGCGGCACGGGCTCGTGAAGCGGCGCGCAGCTTCGACGCGCGCGTCGAAGTGCGCTACGAAGGACGCAAGGCGGCGATCGAAAGCGTAGTCGGTCTGCTCGGACTGGGCGCTGGGCAAGGCGCGACTGTCGAGCTGCTCGGCGTGGGTCCGCAAGCGCGCGCCGCGGTCGATGCGATCGCGCACGAACTCACGCGTGAAGCGCACGGCGAAGTGGAAGAGAAGCCGGCGCGCACGCCGTCACCTGCGCCGCAAGCGGCGGCGCGTCCGTCCGGCGAAACGCTTGCACCGAATACGCTCGCGGGCGTGTGCGCGGCGCCGGGCGTCGCGCTCGGCAAGCTGGTGCGCTGGGACGACGCCGATATCGATCCGCCCGAGCAGGCAACCGGTACGTCGGCAGCGGAAAGCCGTTTGCTCGACCGGGCGATTGCCACTGTCGACGCGGATCTCGGCACCACGGTGCGCGATGCGTCGCAACGCGGCGCGGTTGGCGAGGCGGGCATTTTCGCGGTGCATCGCGTGCTGCTGGAAGACCCGACGCTGCTCGATGCCGCGCGCGATCTGATCAGCCTCGGCAAGAGCGCCGGCTTTGCGTGGCGCGAAGCGATCCGCGCACAGATCGCGATCCTCGCCCGGATCGAAGATGCGCTGCTCGCGGAGCGGGCGGCGGACCTGCGCGACATTGAAAAACGCGTGCTGCGCGCGCTTGGTTACACGAACGCGGCGGCGCGCACGCTGCCCGATGAAGCGGTACTGGCGGCCGACGAGTTCACGCCCTCCGACCTTTCGTCGCTCGACCGGTCGCGCGTGACTGCATTGGTGATGGCACGCGGCGGCGCGACCTCGCATGCGGCGATTCTCGCGCGCCAGGCGGGCATTCCGGCACTGGTCGCCGTGGGCGATGCGTTGCACGCGATTCCGCCAGGCTCGCAAGTGGTAGTGAACGCCACGGCCGGGCGTCTCGAATTCGCGCCGACCGAACTCGATGTGGAACGCGCGCGCGCTGAACGCTCGCGCCTTGCGGACGTGCGCGAAGCGAATCGCCGCACCTCGCAGCAGGCAGCGCTCACGTCGGATGGGCGCGCGATCGAAGTGGCCGCGAACATCGCCACGCTCGACGATGCGAAGGCCGCTGTCGCAAACGGCGCCGACGCGGTCGGTCTGTTACGCACCGAGCTGCTGTTCATTCACCGTGCGGCGGCGCCGACCACCGACGAGCATCGCCAGAGTTATCAGGGCATCGTGGATGCACTGAGCGGCCGTACCGCGATTATCCGCACGCTGGATGTCGGCGCGGACAAGGAAGTCGATTATCTGACGCTGCCGCCCGAGCCGAACCCCGCGCTCGGCCTGCGCGGCATTCGCCTCGCGCAGGTGCGTCCCGATCTGCTCGACGATCAGTTGCGCGGGCTGCTGGCCGTGCAGCCGCTCGGCGCAGTGCGCATCTTGCTGCCGATGGTGACCGATGTCGGCGAACTGATCCGGATTCGCGCGCGCATCGATCAATTCGCGCGCGAAATGGGCCGCACGGAACCGATCGAAGTCGGCGTGATGATCGAAGTGCCGTCGGCGGCGCTGCTCGCCGATCAGTTGTCGAAGCACGCGGATTTCCTGTCGATCGGCACCAACGATCTGACGCAGTACACGCTTGCGATGGACCGCTGTCAGGCGGACCTCGCCGCGCAGGCGGACGGTCTGCATCCAGCTGTGTTGCGCCTGATTTCGGCGACCGTGCAAGGCGCTGACAGGCACGGCAAATGGGTCGGCGTCTGCGGCGCGCTGGCGGGCGATCCGCTCGCGGTGCCGCTGCTCGTCGGTCTCGGCGTGACCGAGCTGTCGGTTGACCCGGTTTCCGTGCCGGGCATCAAGGCACGTGTGCGCAATCTCGATTATCAGCTGTGCCGCCAGCGCGCCCAGGATGCCCTGGCGCTCGAATCGGCACAGGCGGTAAGAGCAGCAAGTCGCGAAACCTGGCCTTTGGACTGA
- the nagE gene encoding N-acetylglucosamine-specific PTS transporter subunit IIBC has product MDGNPFLKIQRLGRALMLPIAVLPVAGLLLRLGQPDVFNIKMIADAGGAIFDNLPLLFAIGVAVGFAKDNNGVAGLAGAIGYLVEVAVMKDINDKLNMGVLSGIVAGIVAGLLYNRYKDIKLPDYLAFFGGKRFVPIVTGVVCLVLGIVFGYVWQPVQGVIDTAGHWLTTAGALGAFVFGVLNRLLLVTGLHHILNSLTWFVFGTFTPPGGAPVTGDLHRFFAGDPTAGTFMTGFFPVMMFGLPAACLAMFHEAPKERRAVVGGLLFSMALTSFLTGVTEPIEFSFMFLAPVLYVIHALLTGLSLAICSALGIHLGFTFSAGAIDYVLNYGLSTRGWWAIPIGLVYMVVYYGLFRFFIRKFNMATPGREPAAADEPVESSAAGGFVSPVAGAAVPRAQRYIAALGGAANLSVVDACTTRLRLSVVDSNKVSESELKTIGARGLLKRGATNVQVIIGPEADIIADEMRTVIAQGGDAVGKPAAAGGAAVAPARAAAPAVATPQAHVATGAQGGPLDPDPLRWLAVFGGAGNVVSLDAVAATRLRIVVSDPTAVDRQRLSTLDTAWVSADTFHVVVGEAAQRYAAQLATRVSPAGGGATPLPA; this is encoded by the coding sequence ATGGATGGGAATCCGTTTTTGAAAATTCAGCGCCTGGGACGCGCGCTGATGCTGCCGATCGCGGTGCTGCCGGTGGCCGGCCTGCTGCTGCGCCTCGGCCAGCCCGATGTGTTCAACATCAAGATGATCGCCGACGCCGGCGGTGCGATCTTCGACAACCTGCCGCTGCTTTTCGCCATCGGCGTGGCGGTTGGCTTCGCGAAGGACAACAACGGCGTGGCGGGCCTCGCGGGCGCGATCGGTTATCTGGTCGAAGTCGCGGTGATGAAGGACATCAACGACAAGCTCAACATGGGCGTGTTGTCCGGGATCGTGGCGGGTATTGTCGCGGGCTTGCTGTACAACCGGTACAAGGACATCAAGCTCCCGGATTACCTCGCGTTCTTTGGCGGGAAGCGGTTCGTGCCGATTGTCACCGGGGTGGTGTGTCTGGTGCTCGGTATCGTGTTCGGCTACGTCTGGCAGCCGGTGCAGGGCGTGATCGACACGGCCGGCCATTGGCTGACCACGGCGGGCGCGCTTGGCGCATTCGTGTTCGGCGTGCTGAACCGCCTGCTGCTCGTGACCGGCTTGCATCACATCCTGAACTCGCTGACGTGGTTCGTGTTCGGCACGTTCACGCCGCCCGGCGGCGCGCCGGTGACGGGCGACCTGCATCGCTTCTTCGCGGGCGATCCGACCGCGGGCACGTTCATGACGGGCTTCTTCCCGGTGATGATGTTCGGCTTGCCGGCCGCGTGTCTCGCGATGTTCCACGAAGCACCGAAGGAGCGCCGCGCGGTAGTGGGCGGCCTGCTGTTCTCAATGGCGCTGACCTCCTTCCTGACCGGCGTGACCGAGCCGATCGAGTTCAGCTTCATGTTCCTCGCGCCGGTGCTGTATGTGATCCACGCATTGCTGACGGGTCTGTCACTCGCGATCTGCTCGGCGCTCGGCATTCACCTCGGCTTCACCTTCTCGGCTGGTGCAATCGACTATGTGCTGAATTACGGCCTCTCGACCCGCGGCTGGTGGGCGATTCCGATTGGCCTCGTGTACATGGTCGTGTACTACGGGTTGTTCCGCTTCTTCATCCGCAAGTTCAACATGGCGACGCCGGGCCGGGAGCCGGCAGCAGCGGACGAACCGGTGGAATCGTCAGCGGCCGGCGGTTTCGTTTCGCCGGTAGCGGGCGCCGCAGTGCCGCGCGCGCAGCGTTATATCGCGGCGCTGGGCGGCGCAGCGAATCTCTCTGTAGTGGATGCCTGCACGACGCGTCTGCGTCTTTCGGTGGTGGACTCCAACAAGGTCTCGGAAAGCGAACTGAAGACGATCGGCGCACGCGGATTACTCAAGCGCGGCGCGACCAACGTGCAGGTGATCATTGGGCCGGAGGCGGACATCATCGCCGATGAAATGCGGACGGTCATTGCACAGGGTGGCGATGCGGTGGGCAAGCCTGCCGCTGCTGGTGGCGCTGCCGTTGCGCCTGCGAGGGCCGCTGCTCCGGCCGTCGCGACGCCGCAGGCACATGTGGCAACCGGCGCGCAAGGCGGTCCGCTCGATCCCGATCCGCTGCGCTGGCTCGCCGTGTTCGGCGGCGCGGGCAACGTGGTCTCGCTGGATGCGGTGGCGGCGACGCGTCTGCGCATCGTCGTCAGCGATCCGACGGCGGTGGATCGCCAACGCCTGTCGACGCTCGACACGGCTTGGGTGTCGGCGGATACGTTTCATGTGGTGGTCGGCGAAGCGGCGCAACGCTACGCCGCACAGCTGGCGACGCGCGTGTCGCCGGCCGGCGGCGGCGCCACGCCGTTGCCTGCCTGA
- the cydX gene encoding cytochrome bd-I oxidase subunit CydX, producing MWYFSWILGIGVALAFGVINVMWLESRKPLDTTAPKTRTSAH from the coding sequence ATGTGGTACTTCAGCTGGATTCTTGGGATTGGCGTGGCGCTGGCGTTCGGCGTCATCAATGTGATGTGGCTGGAATCGCGTAAGCCGTTGGACACGACGGCGCCGAAAACGCGCACATCAGCGCACTAG
- the cydB gene encoding cytochrome d ubiquinol oxidase subunit II — MDYATLKLIWWVLIGVLLIGFALTDGFDMGAAILLPFVGKTDGERRIVVNTVGATWEGNQVWLITAGGAMFAAWPLVYAASFSGFYFAMLLVLFSLFFRPVGFDYRGKRDDPRWRTAWDWALFVGGFVPALVFGVAFGNLLQGVPFSFDTDLRVSYHGGFFGLLNPFAVLCGLVSVSMLAAHGAAFIKMKTDGIVAQRASLALRIAALAGVVLFVIAGALIATMIGGYQVIDAPPLDAVANPLEKNVIGAPGLWLTNYANYPWMAIAPVAGIVGGVLALLLARSRFEKSAFLSTSLMIIGVILTAGFSMFPFIMPSSLDGRSSLTVWDSTSSRMTLQIMLVAVVVFLPIVLIYTSWVYRVMRGKVTAAAIEENHHTMY, encoded by the coding sequence ATGGATTACGCAACCCTCAAACTGATCTGGTGGGTGCTGATCGGCGTGCTGCTGATCGGCTTTGCGCTCACCGACGGCTTCGACATGGGCGCCGCGATTCTGCTGCCGTTCGTCGGCAAAACGGATGGGGAAAGGCGCATCGTCGTGAACACCGTGGGTGCCACGTGGGAAGGCAATCAGGTGTGGCTCATCACGGCCGGCGGCGCGATGTTCGCCGCGTGGCCGCTCGTGTACGCCGCGTCGTTCTCGGGCTTTTACTTTGCGATGCTGCTGGTGCTGTTCTCGCTGTTCTTCCGCCCGGTCGGCTTCGACTATCGCGGCAAACGCGACGACCCGCGCTGGCGCACCGCGTGGGACTGGGCGCTCTTCGTCGGCGGCTTCGTACCGGCGCTCGTGTTCGGCGTCGCATTCGGCAACCTGCTGCAAGGCGTGCCGTTCTCGTTCGACACCGATCTGCGCGTGTCCTATCACGGCGGCTTTTTCGGACTGCTCAATCCGTTTGCGGTGCTATGCGGTCTGGTCAGCGTGTCGATGCTGGCCGCGCACGGGGCAGCCTTCATCAAAATGAAGACGGACGGCATCGTCGCCCAGCGCGCGTCGCTCGCATTGCGAATCGCGGCGCTTGCGGGCGTGGTGCTGTTCGTGATCGCCGGGGCGTTGATCGCGACGATGATCGGCGGCTATCAGGTCATCGACGCGCCGCCGCTCGACGCGGTAGCCAATCCGCTCGAGAAGAATGTGATCGGCGCACCGGGCCTGTGGCTCACGAATTACGCCAACTATCCGTGGATGGCGATCGCACCGGTGGCGGGAATCGTCGGCGGCGTGCTGGCGTTGCTGCTGGCGCGCTCGCGCTTCGAGAAAAGCGCGTTTCTGTCCACGTCGCTGATGATCATTGGCGTGATTCTGACGGCCGGCTTCTCGATGTTTCCGTTCATCATGCCTTCGTCGCTCGACGGCCGCAGCAGTCTCACCGTATGGGATTCGACGTCGAGCCGCATGACGCTGCAAATCATGCTGGTCGCGGTCGTCGTGTTTCTGCCGATCGTCCTGATCTACACGAGCTGGGTGTATCGCGTGATGCGCGGCAAGGTCACGGCGGCAGCCATCGAAGAAAACCATCACACGATGTACTGA
- a CDS encoding cytochrome ubiquinol oxidase subunit I — MPVSDVVELSRLQFAITALYHFLFVPLTLGLSWLLVIMESVYVMTGKQIYKDMTQFWGKLFGINFAMGVTTGLTLEFQFGTNWSYYSHYVGDIFGVPLAVEGLMAFFLESTFVGLFFFGWNRLSRVQHVIVTFLVALGSNLSALWILVANGWMNNPVGATFNYETMRMELDSIFSVLFNPVAQVKFVHTVSAGYVTASMFVLGISSWYLLKRRDTEFALRSFAIAAGFGLASTLCVIVLGDESGYRTGEVQQVKLAAIESEWETAPAPAPFTIIGIPNQQEERTDYAIRVPYALGLIATRSIDEPVVGLKDLMAHNEVRIRNGMLAYAALQKLKQGDVTDETKTAFEAHKADLGYGLMLKQFTAAVTDATPAQIRQAAKKTIPPVAPVFFSFRVMVGLGVLFLATFVAAFWFCAQRSLLLDKRRWFLRWAVWAIPLPWLAAEFGWIVAEVGRQPWTIAGILPTNLSASSLTASDLYLSIAGFVVFYTVLFIIEITLMFKYARLGPSSLHTGRYHHELNQPLHQPLPSNSAA; from the coding sequence ATGCCCGTTAGCGATGTCGTAGAACTGTCGCGCCTCCAGTTCGCCATCACGGCGCTTTACCACTTCCTTTTTGTGCCGCTCACGCTCGGTCTGTCGTGGCTGCTCGTCATCATGGAGTCGGTCTACGTGATGACCGGCAAACAGATCTACAAGGACATGACCCAGTTCTGGGGCAAGCTTTTCGGTATCAATTTCGCGATGGGTGTCACGACCGGTCTCACGCTCGAATTTCAGTTCGGCACCAACTGGTCGTACTACTCGCACTACGTGGGCGACATTTTCGGCGTGCCGCTCGCGGTCGAAGGGCTCATGGCGTTCTTCCTCGAATCGACCTTTGTGGGGCTGTTCTTTTTCGGCTGGAACCGGCTCTCGCGCGTGCAGCACGTGATCGTCACGTTCCTCGTGGCACTCGGGTCGAACCTGTCCGCGCTATGGATTCTCGTGGCCAACGGCTGGATGAACAATCCGGTCGGCGCGACCTTCAACTACGAAACCATGCGGATGGAACTCGACAGCATTTTCTCCGTGCTGTTCAACCCGGTTGCGCAGGTCAAGTTCGTGCACACCGTTTCCGCCGGTTATGTGACGGCGTCGATGTTCGTACTGGGGATTTCGTCGTGGTATCTGCTCAAGCGCCGCGACACTGAATTCGCGCTGCGTTCGTTCGCGATCGCCGCGGGCTTCGGGCTCGCGTCGACACTGTGCGTGATCGTGCTCGGCGACGAATCCGGCTACCGCACCGGTGAAGTGCAGCAGGTGAAGCTGGCCGCGATCGAATCCGAGTGGGAAACCGCGCCCGCACCGGCGCCGTTTACGATCATCGGCATTCCGAACCAGCAGGAGGAGCGCACCGACTATGCGATCCGCGTGCCCTACGCGCTCGGCCTGATCGCAACCCGTTCGATCGACGAGCCCGTAGTCGGCCTGAAGGATCTGATGGCACACAACGAAGTGCGGATCCGCAACGGCATGCTGGCCTACGCCGCGCTGCAAAAGCTCAAGCAGGGCGACGTGACCGACGAAACCAAAACCGCATTCGAAGCGCACAAGGCGGACCTCGGTTACGGTCTGATGCTCAAGCAGTTCACCGCCGCCGTCACCGACGCCACGCCCGCTCAGATCAGGCAAGCCGCGAAGAAGACCATCCCGCCCGTCGCGCCCGTGTTTTTTTCGTTTCGCGTGATGGTCGGGCTCGGCGTGCTGTTTCTCGCCACGTTCGTCGCGGCCTTCTGGTTCTGTGCGCAACGCTCGTTGCTGCTCGACAAACGTCGCTGGTTCCTGCGCTGGGCCGTGTGGGCCATTCCGTTGCCGTGGCTAGCGGCGGAGTTCGGCTGGATCGTCGCCGAGGTGGGCCGTCAACCGTGGACCATCGCGGGCATTCTGCCGACCAACCTCTCTGCTTCGAGTCTCACCGCGAGTGATCTGTACCTGAGTATTGCCGGCTTCGTGGTGTTTTACACCGTGCTGTTCATCATCGAAATCACGCTGATGTTCAAGTACGCGCGGCTCGGGCCGTCGTCGCTGCACACGGGCCGCTATCACCACGAACTCAACCAGCCGCTGCATCAGCCGCTGCCGTCCAACTCGGCTGCCTGA
- the cydP gene encoding cytochrome oxidase putative small subunit CydP yields the protein MTIVLHRRNTLRSTLRKRFAAWVRGPTLARDIAIVLSIKFVLLMALKYTFFNHPQAQHMSLPPEQVAQALLFAPAAHPSQGDQHAR from the coding sequence ATGACCATAGTCCTCCATCGCCGCAACACGCTCCGCTCGACCCTACGCAAGCGGTTTGCGGCGTGGGTACGCGGTCCGACATTGGCGCGGGATATCGCCATCGTGCTGTCCATCAAGTTCGTACTGCTAATGGCGCTCAAATACACATTCTTTAACCATCCACAGGCGCAGCACATGTCGCTGCCGCCTGAGCAAGTCGCACAGGCGCTGCTCTTCGCGCCCGCCGCGCATCCGTCTCAAGGTGACCAACATGCCCGTTAG
- the rpoH gene encoding RNA polymerase sigma factor RpoH — protein MSHAMTLPSTLSPSSAKAAPAGALALSHSSLLPGQLGNIDAYIQAVNRIPMLTPAEERQFATEFREQDNLESARRLVLSHLRLVVSIARNYLGYGLPHADLIQEGNIGLMKAVKRFDPEQNVRLVSYAMHWIKAEIHEYILRNWRMVKVATTKAQRKLFFNLRSHKQGLGAFTPDEIEGLAKELNVKREEVAEMETRLSGGDIALEGQVEDGEESYAPIAYLADSHSEPTAVLASRQRDKLQSDGIASALDALDARSRRIIEARWLKVEDDGSGGSTLHELADEFGVSAERIRQIEASAMKKMRGALTEYA, from the coding sequence GTGAGCCATGCAATGACCCTTCCGAGTACTTTGAGCCCGTCGTCGGCTAAGGCCGCTCCGGCAGGTGCGCTGGCGCTCTCGCATTCCTCGCTGCTGCCCGGCCAGCTGGGCAATATCGACGCCTACATCCAGGCCGTTAATCGGATTCCGATGCTGACGCCGGCGGAAGAACGCCAGTTCGCCACCGAATTTCGCGAGCAGGACAATCTGGAGTCCGCGCGCCGTCTCGTCCTGTCGCACTTGCGGCTGGTCGTGTCGATCGCGCGCAACTATCTCGGCTATGGTCTGCCGCACGCCGATCTGATCCAGGAAGGCAACATCGGCCTGATGAAGGCCGTCAAGCGCTTCGATCCGGAGCAGAACGTACGTCTCGTGTCGTACGCGATGCATTGGATCAAGGCGGAGATCCACGAATACATTCTGCGCAACTGGCGGATGGTGAAAGTGGCCACCACCAAGGCGCAGCGCAAGCTGTTCTTCAACCTGCGCAGCCACAAGCAAGGCCTGGGCGCTTTCACGCCAGACGAGATCGAAGGTCTCGCCAAAGAACTGAACGTGAAGCGCGAGGAAGTCGCAGAGATGGAAACGCGCCTTTCTGGCGGCGATATCGCGCTGGAAGGTCAGGTCGAAGACGGCGAAGAGTCTTACGCGCCGATCGCTTATCTGGCCGACTCGCACAGCGAGCCGACCGCCGTGCTGGCTTCGCGTCAGCGCGACAAGCTGCAAAGCGACGGCATTGCAAGCGCGCTGGACGCGCTCGACGCCCGCAGCCGCCGCATTATCGAGGCACGCTGGCTGAAGGTAGAAGACGACGGTTCGGGCGGCTCGACGCTGCACGAACTGGCGGACGAGTTCGGTGTGTCCGCGGAACGTATTCGCCAGATCGAAGCAAGCGCCATGAAGAAAATGCGCGGCGCATTGACCGAGTACGCATAA
- a CDS encoding acyloxyacyl hydrolase, protein MDNKKKALRGLALKGAVAAVLFGAAGMASADQFGVQVAAGTADHHVKKLDLGLVWDPDLTWWHIGSWHFALIGEAHAAWWHTDEGDVHENIGEFGVTPFIRFIRGAGYVRPFVEAGVGVRLLTHPRITSDFTMSTAFQFTPTAGVGLQIGNHQQYQVGYRFQHISNGGIKEPNPGINFHQLYLQYNF, encoded by the coding sequence ATGGACAACAAAAAGAAAGCATTGCGTGGCCTGGCTCTAAAAGGGGCAGTTGCCGCTGTCCTGTTCGGTGCCGCAGGAATGGCCTCGGCCGATCAATTCGGCGTGCAGGTTGCGGCGGGTACAGCCGACCATCATGTCAAGAAGCTCGATCTGGGTCTGGTCTGGGATCCGGATTTGACGTGGTGGCACATCGGCTCATGGCACTTCGCGCTGATCGGCGAAGCGCACGCAGCCTGGTGGCATACCGACGAAGGGGATGTGCACGAGAACATCGGCGAATTCGGGGTGACGCCGTTCATCCGCTTCATCAGGGGCGCGGGGTATGTCCGGCCTTTTGTCGAGGCGGGCGTGGGCGTGCGGCTGCTGACCCATCCGCGTATTACTTCTGACTTCACGATGTCGACGGCGTTCCAGTTCACGCCGACGGCCGGGGTCGGCCTGCAGATCGGGAACCACCAGCAGTACCAGGTGGGTTACCGTTTCCAGCATATTTCCAACGGCGGTATCAAAGAGCCGAATCCTGGTATAAATTTCCACCAGCTATATTTGCAATATAACTTCTGA
- a CDS encoding nuclear transport factor 2 family protein, with product MAGKTIEAIRGLERERFRAMVDGDGPSLDALIADNVSYVHTNGKRETKRQFIDGITAGRRRYRQIEVQSQDVLPVGRETCVVTGRALIEMEANNGALLFPIAYIAIHAQEEGHWRLIAWQATRCAIE from the coding sequence ATGGCTGGAAAGACGATCGAAGCGATCCGCGGGCTGGAGCGGGAGCGTTTTCGTGCGATGGTCGACGGCGACGGACCCTCACTCGACGCCCTCATCGCCGACAACGTGAGCTACGTGCACACCAACGGCAAGCGCGAGACGAAGCGGCAGTTCATCGACGGAATCACGGCCGGGCGCCGCCGCTATCGGCAGATCGAAGTCCAGTCCCAGGACGTGCTGCCGGTTGGCCGTGAAACCTGCGTCGTCACGGGCCGCGCGCTGATCGAGATGGAAGCGAATAACGGCGCCTTGCTGTTTCCGATCGCGTACATCGCGATTCATGCGCAGGAAGAAGGGCATTGGCGGCTGATCGCGTGGCAGGCGACGCGTTGCGCAATCGAATAG